The following proteins are co-located in the Scomber scombrus chromosome 2, fScoSco1.1, whole genome shotgun sequence genome:
- the LOC133999656 gene encoding E3 ubiquitin-protein ligase TRIM39-like: MSAVSCLLSEDQFLCSICLDVFTNPVSTPCGHNFCKNCINEHWNSNDQYLCPLCNKVFYTRPKLHVNTLLSEMVSQFRQEAQQKASSSSSEQQAAKPGEVPCDVCTGTKLKALKSCLVCLTSYCETHLEPHLTASRLKRHQLLDPVENLEDRMCMKHDKPLELFCKTDQTCVCMLCSVLDHKTHDVVPLKEEYEGKKAELGKTEAEIQEIIQKRRLKIQEIKYSVDLSEEAADREKAEGLQVFTALKESVERSLNELIETIEEKQRTTEKQAEDFIKELEQEISELKNRSSEVEKVSHSEDHLHLLQNFPSLKAAPPTKDWTEVSVRPSYEGTVVKAVAQLEETFSKQMKKLFEAELKRVQQYAVNVTLDPDTAHPKLILSDDGKQVQHGDVKKKLPDNPKRFSSCPCVLGKQSLSSGRFYFEVQVKEKTNWDLGVARGSINRKGNITLRPQYGFWTIRLRNGNEYSARNNPPVCLSLKSQPQKVGVFVDYEEGLISFYDVDAAALIYSFTGCSFTEKLYPYFCPCLNDGGINYAPLIICPVNQTV; encoded by the coding sequence ATGTCTGCTGTCAGCTGTCTGCTatctgaagatcagtttctgtgctccatctgtctggatgtgttcactAATCCAGTCAGCacaccatgtggacacaacttctgcaaaaactgcatcaatgaacACTGGAACAGTAATGACCAGTACCTGTGTCCACTGTGTAACAAGGTTTTCTATACAAGACCTAAACTTCACGTCAACACATTGCTCTCTGAGATGGTttctcagttcagacaggaagctcaacagaaagccagcagcagcagctcagagcaacaagctgccaaaccaggagaagttccctgtgacgtctgtactggaaccaaactgaaggccctgaagtcctgtctggtgtgtctgacctcctactgtgagactcacctggagcCTCATCTGACAGCTTCACGTCTGAAAAGACATCAGCTGTTGGACCCTGTGgagaacctggaagacaggatgtgtatgaagcacgataaacctctggagctgttctgtaagaccgaccagacatgtgtctgcatgctctgctctgttttagaccACAAGACACATGATGTAgttcctctgaaagaagaatatgaaggaaagaaggcagagctggggaagacagaggctgaaattcagGAGATAATCCAGAAGAGACGACTGAAGATTCAAGAGATCAAATACTCAGTTGACCTCAgtgaggaagctgcagacagagagaaagcagaaggtcttcaggtcttcaccgctctgaaggagtctgttgagagaagcctgaatgagctcattgagacgattgaagagaagcaaagaacaacagagaaacaggctgaagacttcatcaaagagctggaacaggaaatctctgagctgaagaacagaagctctgaggtggagaaggtctcacactctgaagaccacctccacctcctccaaaacttcccatccctgaaagctgctccacccaccaaagactggacagaggTCAGCGTCCGTCCATCATATGAGGGGACTGTGGTGAaagctgtggctcagctggaggagacgttcagtaaacagatgaagaagctgtttgaggctgagctgaagagggtccagcagtatgcagtgaatgtgactcttgatcctgatacagcacatcctaaactcatcctgtctgatgatgggaaacaagtaCAACATGGTGATGTGAAGAAGAAACTCCCAGACAATCCAAAGAGATTTTCTTCTTGTCCCTGTGTGTTAGGAAAGCAGAGTTTGTCTTCAGGtagattttactttgaggttcaggttaaagagaAGACTAACTGGGATTTAGGAGTGGCCAGAGGGTCGATCAACAGGAAGGGAAACATCACACTTAGACCTCAGTATGGTTTCTGGACTATAAGGTtaagaaatggaaatgagtacAGTGCTCGTAATAATCctccagtctgtctctctctgaagtctcagcctcagaaggtgggggtgtttgtggattatgaggagggtctgatctccttttatgacgtagatgctgcagctcttatctactcctttactggctgctccttcactgagaaactctacccATACTTCTGTCCCTGTCTAAATGATGGTGGTATAAACTATGCCCCTCTGATCATctgtcctgtcaatcaaactgtctga
- the LOC133999737 gene encoding E3 ubiquitin-protein ligase TRIM21-like isoform X1, whose protein sequence is MSAASCLLSEDQFLCSICLDVFTDPVSTPCGHNFCKNCINEHWNSNDQYLCPMCNKVFNIRPELHINTFISEMVSHSSSEQQAAKPEVPCDVCTGTKLKALKSCLVCLTSYCETHLEPHLTMSGLKRHQLIDPVENLEDRMCMKHDKPLELFCKTDQTCVCMLCSVLDHKTHEFVPLKEEYEGKKAELGKTEAEIQEMIQKRRLKIQQIKHSVDLSEEAADREKAEGVQVFTALKESVERSLNELIEMIEEKQRTTEKQAEDFIKELEQEISELKKSSSEVEKLSHSEDHLHLLQNFPSLKAAPPTKDWTEVSVRPSYEVIVVKAVTQLEETLSKQMKKLFEAELKRVQQYAVDVTLDPDTAHPALILSDDGKQVNCGDVNKNLPDNSERFSDCGCVLGKQSLSSGRFYFEVQVKEKTNWDLGVARESINRKGDITLSPQNGVWTICLRNGNEYMGCNNPLVDLTLKSRPQKVGVFVDYEEGLVSFYDVDAAALIYSFTGCSFTEKLYPFFNPCNNDGGKNSAPLIICPVNQTV, encoded by the exons atgtctgctgccagctgtctgctatctgaagatcagtttctgtgctccatctgtctggatgtgttcactgatccagtcagcacaccatgtggacacaacttctgcaaaaactgcatcaatgaacACTGGAACAGTAATGACCAGTACCTGTGTCCAATGTGTAACAAGGTTTTCAACATAAGACCTGAGCTTCACATCAACACTTTCATCTCTGAGATGGTttctca cagcagctcagagcaacaagctgccaaaccagaagttccctgtgacgtctgtactggaaccaaactgaaggccctgaagtcctgtctggtgtgtctgacctcctactgtgagactcacctggagcCTCATCTGACAATGTCAGGCCTgaaaagacatcagctgatcgaccctgtggagaacctggaagacaggatgtgtatgaagcacgataaacctctggagctgttctgtaagaccgaccagacatgtgtctgcatgctctgctctgttttagaccacaagacacatgagtttgttcctctgaaagaagaatatgaaggaaagaaggcagagctggggaagacagaggctgaaattcaggagatgatccagaagagacgactgaagattcaacagatcaaacactcagttgacctcagtgaggaagctgcagacagagagaaagcagaaggtgttcaggtcttcaccgctctgaaggagtctgttgagagaagcctgaatgagctcattgagatgattgaagagaagcaaagaacaacagagaaacaggctgaagacttcatcaaagagctggaacaggaaatctctgagctgaagaagagtagctctgaggtggagaagctctcacactctgaagaccacctccacctcctccaaaacttcccgtccctgaaagctgctccacccaccaaagactggacagaggTCAGCGTCCGTCCATCATATGAGGTGATTGTGGTGAAAGCTGTGActcagctggaggagacgctcagtaaacagatgaagaagctgtttgaggctgagctgaagagggtccagcagtatgcagtggatgtgactcttgatcctgatacagcacatcctgcactcatcctgtctgatgatgggaaacaagtaAACTGTGGTGATGTGAATAAGAATCTCCCAGACAACTCAGAGAGATTTTCTGATTGTGGTTGTGTTTTAGGAAAGCAGAGTTTGTCTTCAggcagattttactttgaggttcaggttaaagagaAGACTAACTGGGATTTAGGAGTGGCCAGAGAGTCGATCAACAGGAAGGGAGACATCACACTGAGCCCTCAGAATGGTGTCTGGACTATATGTttgagaaatggaaatgagtacATGGGTTGTAATAACCCTTTAGTCGATCTCACTCTGAAGTCTCGtcctcagaaggtgggggtgtttgtggattatgaggagggtctggtctccttttatgacgtagatgctgcagctcttatctactcctttactggctgctccttcactgagaaactctacccATTCTTCAATCCCTGTAATAATGATGGTGGTAAAAACTCCGCCCCTCTGATCATctgtcctgtcaatcaaactgtctgA
- the LOC133999737 gene encoding E3 ubiquitin-protein ligase TRIM21-like isoform X2 — translation MSAASCLLSEDQFLCSICLDVFTDPVSTPCGHNFCKNCINEHWNSNDQYLCPMCNKVFNIRPELHINTFISEMVSQFRQEAQQKASKVPCDVCTGTKLKALKSCLVCLTSYCETHLEPHLTMSGLKRHQLIDPVENLEDRMCMKHDKPLELFCKTDQTCVCMLCSVLDHKTHEFVPLKEEYEGKKAELGKTEAEIQEMIQKRRLKIQQIKHSESVERSLNELIEMIEEKQRTTEKQAEDFIKELEQEISELKKSSSEVEKLSHSEDHLHLLQNFPSLKAAPPTKDWTEVSVRPSYEVIVVKAVTQLEETLSKQMKKLFEAELKRVQQYAVDVTLDPDTAHPALILSDDGKQVNCGDVNKNLPDNSERFSDCGCVLGKQSLSSGRFYFEVQVKEKTNWDLGVARESINRKGDITLSPQNGVWTICLRNGNEYMGCNNPLVDLTLKSRPQKVGVFVDYEEGLVSFYDVDAAALIYSFTGCSFTEKLYPFFNPCNNDGGKNSAPLIICPVNQTV, via the exons atgtctgctgccagctgtctgctatctgaagatcagtttctgtgctccatctgtctggatgtgttcactgatccagtcagcacaccatgtggacacaacttctgcaaaaactgcatcaatgaacACTGGAACAGTAATGACCAGTACCTGTGTCCAATGTGTAACAAGGTTTTCAACATAAGACCTGAGCTTCACATCAACACTTTCATCTCTGAGATGGTttctcagttcagacaggaagctcaacagaaagccagca aagttccctgtgacgtctgtactggaaccaaactgaaggccctgaagtcctgtctggtgtgtctgacctcctactgtgagactcacctggagcCTCATCTGACAATGTCAGGCCTgaaaagacatcagctgatcgaccctgtggagaacctggaagacaggatgtgtatgaagcacgataaacctctggagctgttctgtaagaccgaccagacatgtgtctgcatgctctgctctgttttagaccacaagacacatgagtttgttcctctgaaagaagaatatgaaggaaagaaggcagagctggggaagacagaggctgaaattcaggagatgatccagaagagacgactgaagattcaacagatcaaacactca gagtctgttgagagaagcctgaatgagctcattgagatgattgaagagaagcaaagaacaacagagaaacaggctgaagacttcatcaaagagctggaacaggaaatctctgagctgaagaagagtagctctgaggtggagaagctctcacactctgaagaccacctccacctcctccaaaacttcccgtccctgaaagctgctccacccaccaaagactggacagaggTCAGCGTCCGTCCATCATATGAGGTGATTGTGGTGAAAGCTGTGActcagctggaggagacgctcagtaaacagatgaagaagctgtttgaggctgagctgaagagggtccagcagtatgcagtggatgtgactcttgatcctgatacagcacatcctgcactcatcctgtctgatgatgggaaacaagtaAACTGTGGTGATGTGAATAAGAATCTCCCAGACAACTCAGAGAGATTTTCTGATTGTGGTTGTGTTTTAGGAAAGCAGAGTTTGTCTTCAggcagattttactttgaggttcaggttaaagagaAGACTAACTGGGATTTAGGAGTGGCCAGAGAGTCGATCAACAGGAAGGGAGACATCACACTGAGCCCTCAGAATGGTGTCTGGACTATATGTttgagaaatggaaatgagtacATGGGTTGTAATAACCCTTTAGTCGATCTCACTCTGAAGTCTCGtcctcagaaggtgggggtgtttgtggattatgaggagggtctggtctccttttatgacgtagatgctgcagctcttatctactcctttactggctgctccttcactgagaaactctacccATTCTTCAATCCCTGTAATAATGATGGTGGTAAAAACTCCGCCCCTCTGATCATctgtcctgtcaatcaaactgtctgA
- the LOC133999737 gene encoding E3 ubiquitin-protein ligase TRIM21-like isoform X3, translating into MSAASCLLSEDQFLCSICLDVFTDPVSTPCGHNFCKNCINEHWNSNDQYLCPMCNKVFNIRPELHINTFISEMVSQFRQEAQQKASSSSSEQQAAKPEVPCDVCTGTKLKALKSCLVCLTSYCETHLEPHLTMSGLKRHQLIDPVENLEDRMCMKHDKPLELFCKTDQTCVCMLCSVLDHKTHEFVPLKEEYEGKKAELGKTEAEIQEMIQKRRLKIQQIKHSVDLSEEAADREKAEGVQVFTALKESVERSLNELIEMIEEKQRTTEKQAEDFIKELEQEISELKKSSSEVEKLSHSEDHLHLLQNFPSLKAAPPTKDWTEVSVRPSYEVIVVKAVTQLEETLSKQMKKLFEAELKRVQQYAVDVTLDPDTAHPALILSDDGKQVNCGDVNKNLPDNSERFSDCGCVLGKQSLSSGRFYFEVQVKEKTNWDLGVARESINRKGDITLSPQNGVWTICLRNGNEYMGCNNPLVDLTLKSRPQKVGVFVDYEEGLVSFYDVDAAALIYSFTGCSFTEKLYPFFNPCNNDGGKNSAPLIICPVNQTV; encoded by the coding sequence atgtctgctgccagctgtctgctatctgaagatcagtttctgtgctccatctgtctggatgtgttcactgatccagtcagcacaccatgtggacacaacttctgcaaaaactgcatcaatgaacACTGGAACAGTAATGACCAGTACCTGTGTCCAATGTGTAACAAGGTTTTCAACATAAGACCTGAGCTTCACATCAACACTTTCATCTCTGAGATGGTttctcagttcagacaggaagctcaacagaaagccagcagcagcagctcagagcaacaagctgccaaaccagaagttccctgtgacgtctgtactggaaccaaactgaaggccctgaagtcctgtctggtgtgtctgacctcctactgtgagactcacctggagcCTCATCTGACAATGTCAGGCCTgaaaagacatcagctgatcgaccctgtggagaacctggaagacaggatgtgtatgaagcacgataaacctctggagctgttctgtaagaccgaccagacatgtgtctgcatgctctgctctgttttagaccacaagacacatgagtttgttcctctgaaagaagaatatgaaggaaagaaggcagagctggggaagacagaggctgaaattcaggagatgatccagaagagacgactgaagattcaacagatcaaacactcagttgacctcagtgaggaagctgcagacagagagaaagcagaaggtgttcaggtcttcaccgctctgaaggagtctgttgagagaagcctgaatgagctcattgagatgattgaagagaagcaaagaacaacagagaaacaggctgaagacttcatcaaagagctggaacaggaaatctctgagctgaagaagagtagctctgaggtggagaagctctcacactctgaagaccacctccacctcctccaaaacttcccgtccctgaaagctgctccacccaccaaagactggacagaggTCAGCGTCCGTCCATCATATGAGGTGATTGTGGTGAAAGCTGTGActcagctggaggagacgctcagtaaacagatgaagaagctgtttgaggctgagctgaagagggtccagcagtatgcagtggatgtgactcttgatcctgatacagcacatcctgcactcatcctgtctgatgatgggaaacaagtaAACTGTGGTGATGTGAATAAGAATCTCCCAGACAACTCAGAGAGATTTTCTGATTGTGGTTGTGTTTTAGGAAAGCAGAGTTTGTCTTCAggcagattttactttgaggttcaggttaaagagaAGACTAACTGGGATTTAGGAGTGGCCAGAGAGTCGATCAACAGGAAGGGAGACATCACACTGAGCCCTCAGAATGGTGTCTGGACTATATGTttgagaaatggaaatgagtacATGGGTTGTAATAACCCTTTAGTCGATCTCACTCTGAAGTCTCGtcctcagaaggtgggggtgtttgtggattatgaggagggtctggtctccttttatgacgtagatgctgcagctcttatctactcctttactggctgctccttcactgagaaactctacccATTCTTCAATCCCTGTAATAATGATGGTGGTAAAAACTCCGCCCCTCTGATCATctgtcctgtcaatcaaactgtctgA
- the LOC134000018 gene encoding E3 ubiquitin-protein ligase TRIM39-like, which translates to MSAVSCLLSEDQFLCSICLDVFTNPVSTPCGHNFCKNCINEHWNSNDQYLCPLCNKVFYTRPKLHVNTLLSEMVSQFRQEAQQKASSSSSEQQAATPGEVPCDVCTGTKLKALKSCLVCLTSYCGTHLEPHLTASRLKRHQLMDPVENLEDRMCMKHDKPLELFCKTDQTCVCMLCSVLDHKTHDVVPLKEEYEGKKAELGKTEAEIQEMIQKRRLKIQEIKYSVDLSEEAADREKAEGVQVFTALKESVERSLNELIDTIEEKQRTTEKQAEDFIKELEQEISELKNRSSEVEKVSHSEDHLHLLQNFPSLKAAPPTKDWTEVSVRPSYEGTVVRVVAQLEETFSKQMKNLFEAELKRVQQYAVDVTLDPDTAHPKLILSDDGKQVQHGDVKKKLPDNPKRFPSCPCVLGKQSLSSGRFYFEVQVKEKTNWDLGVARESINRKGNITLRPQYGFWTIWLINGNEYSARDNPPVCLSLKSQPQKVGVFVDYEEGLVSFYDVDAAALIYSFTGCSFTEKLCPYFCPCLNDGGINYAPLIICPVNQTV; encoded by the coding sequence ATGTCTGCTGTCAGCTGTCTGCTatctgaagatcagtttctgtgctccatctgtctggatgtgttcactAATCCAGTCAGCacaccatgtggacacaacttctgcaaaaactgcatcaatgaacACTGGAACAGTAATGACCAGTACCTGTGTCCACTGTGTAACAAGGTTTTCTATACAAGACCTAAACTTCACGTCAACACATTGCTCTCTGAGATGGTttctcagttcagacaggaagctcaacagaaagccagcagcagcagctcagagcaacaagctgccaCACCAGGAGAAGTTCCCTGTGACGTCTGTactggaaccaaactgaaggccctgaagtcctgtctggtgtgtctgacctcctaCTGTGGGACTCACCTGGAGCCTCATCTGACAGCTTCACGTCTgaaaagacatcagctgatggaccctgtggagaacctggaagacaggatgtgtatgaagcacgataaacctctggagctgttctgtaagaccgaccagacatgtgtctgcatgctctgctctgttttagaccACAAGACACACGATGttgttcctctgaaagaagaatatgaaggaaagaaggcagagctggggaagacagaggctgaaattcagGAGATGATCCAGAAGAGACGACTGAAGATTCAAGAGATCAAATACTCAGTTGACCTCAgtgaggaagctgcagacagagagaaagcagaaggtgttcaggtcttcaccgctctgaaggagtctgttgagagaagcctgaatgagctcattgatacgattgaagagaagcaaagaacaacagagaaacaggctgaagacttcatcaaagagctggaacaggaaatctctgagctgaagaacagaagctctgaggtggagaaggtctcacactctgaagaccacctccacctcctccaaaacttcccatccctgaaagctgctccacccaccaaagactggacagaggTCAGCGTCCGTCCATCATATGAGGGGACTGTGGTGAGAGttgtggctcagctggaggagacgttcagtaaacagatgaagaatctgtttgaggctgagctgaagagggtccagcagtatgcagtggatgtgactcttgatcctgatacagcacatcctaaactcatcctgtctgatgatgggaaacaagtaCAACATGGTGATGTGAAGAAGAAACTCCCAGACAACCCAAAGAGATTTCCTTCTTGTCCCTGTGTGTTAGGAAAGCAGAGTTTGTCTTCAGGtagattttactttgaggttcaggttaaagagaAGACTAACTGGGATTTAGGAGTGGCCAGAGAGTCGATCAACAGGAAGGGAAACATCACACTTAGACCTCAGTATGGTTTCTGGACTATATGGTTGATAAATGGAAATGAGTACAGTGCTCGTGATAATCctccagtctgtctctctctgaagtctcagcctcagaaggtgggggtgtttgtggattatgaggagggtctggtctccttttatgacgtagatgctgcagctcttatctactcctttactgggtgctccttcactgagaaactctgcCCATACTTCTGTCCCTGTCTAAATGATGGTGGTATAAACTATGCCCCTCTGATCATctgtcctgtcaatcaaactgtctgA